One Glycine max cultivar Williams 82 chromosome 6, Glycine_max_v4.0, whole genome shotgun sequence DNA segment encodes these proteins:
- the LOC100788339 gene encoding protein DETOXIFICATION 48, with protein MCNPKPSSSSPFLCPTKNHIISTPDPKLINHPPPVDDQLQDELHRWPTPNEIVAEMKAIGKISGPTALTGLIIYSRAMISMVFLGYLGEMELAGGSLSIGFANITGYSVISGLAMGMEPICGQAYGAKQLKTLGLTLQRTVLLLLSSSLPISLTWLNMKNILLWCGQDHEISSTAQTFILFSIPDLFLLSLLHPLRIYLRTQSITLPLTYCSAVSVLLHVPLNFLLVVHLKMGVSGVAIAMVWTNLNLFLFLSSFIYFSGVYKDSWVPPSTDCLRGWSSLLALSVPTCVSVCLEWWWYELMIILCGLLLNPKATIASMGILIQTTSLVYVFPSSLSLAVSTRVGNELGANRPAKARISMIVSLACAVALGVTAMLFTTLMRHRWGRFFTSDQQILHLTSIALPIVGLCELGNCPQTTGCGVLRGSARPTVGANINLGSFYLVGMPVAVLLGFVGKMGFPGLWLGLLAAQGSCAALMIFVLCTTDWNAQVQRANELTNANSAPSKLPTTECNNVRLPEILVMDTEDHHDEIITKTPSLETDPLIIHTSK; from the exons ATGTGTAATCCAAAACCATCCTCATCATCCCCATTTCTGTGTCCCACAAAAAACCACATCATAAGTACTCCCGACCCCAAACTCATAAATCACCCTCCTCCCGTTGATGATCAACTTCAAGATGAACTTCACAGATGGCCAACTCCTAATGag ATAGTAGCAGAAATGAAGGCCATAGGAAAGATATCAGGGCCAACAGCTCTCACCGGTTTAATCATATATTCGAGAGCCATGATCTCCATGGTCTTCCTGGGCTACCTAGGCGAGATGGAGCTCGCCGGAGGCTCCCTCTCGATCGGGTTCGCCAACATCACCGGCTACTCCGTGATCTCGGGCCTGGCCATGGGAATGGAACCCATTTGCGGGCAAGCCTACGGTGCCAAACAATTGAAGACACTGGGCCTAACCCTCCAGAGAACCGtcctccttctcctctcaaGCTCCCTCCCCATTTCCCTGACGTGGCTGAACATGAAGAACATCCTCTTATGGTGCGGGCAGGACCATGAGATCTCCAGCACAGCACAGACCTTCATCCTCTTCTCTATCCCAGACCTCTTCCTCCTCTCCCTCCTCCACCCTCTGAGAATCTACCTCAGAACACAAAGCATCACATTACCCCTAACCTACTGCTCCGCCGTCTCCGTCCTCCTCCACGTCCCTCTCAACTTTTTATTAGTGGTCCACTTAAAAATGGGTGTGTCTGGCGTCGCAATAGCGATGGTGTGGACCAATCTaaacctcttcctcttcctttctTCCTTTATTTACTTCTCCGGGGTTTATAAGGACTCCTGGGTTCCCCCTAGCACTGACTGCCTCAGGGGATGGTCTTCCTTACTTGCACTTTCTGTTCCAACCTGCGTCTCCGTTTGTCTAGAATGGTGGTGGTACGAACTCATGATCATTCTCTGTGGACTCCTTCTGAACCCAAAAGCCACCATTGCCTCCATGGGTATCCTCATTCAAACCACTTCCTTGGTCTACGTCTTCCCTTCTTCTCTCAGCCTCGCCGTCTCCACCAGAGTCGGGAATGAGTTAGGCGCCAACCGCCCCGCCAAAGCACGCATTTCCATGATAGTCTCACTCGCCTGTGCTGTTGCCTTGGGCGTCACCGCCATGCTCTTCACCACTTTAATGAGACACCGCTGGGGGAGATTCTTCACCTCTGACCAACAAATTCTCCACCTTACGTCCATTGCTTTGCCCATTGTTGGCCTCTGCGAGCTTGGAAACTGCCCCCAGACCACGGGCTGCGGCGTCTTGAGAGGCAGCGCCAGGCCCACCGTCGGTGCTAATATCAATTTGGGCTCCTTTTATTTGGTTGGCATGCCTGTCGCGGTTCTTCTCGGGTTTGTTGGGAAAATGGGCTTTCCTGGGCTCTGGCTTGGGTTGCTTGCGGCCCAAGGCTCATGTGCTGCTCTCATGATATTCGTTCTCTGCACCACTGACTGGAACGCCCAAGTGCAAAGGGCCAACGAGCTTACTAATGCTAATTCTGCTCCTTCCAAATTACCTACTACGGAGTGTAACAATGTTCGTCTTCCAGAGATTCTTGTCATGGACACGGAGGATCATCATGATGAGATTATTACCAAGACACCTTCTCTTGAAACAGACCCTCTCATTATACACACTTCCAAATGA